The Aliiroseovarius pelagivivens DNA segment GTTGCCGTGGCTCTGCGCCTGTCAAAGAAGCAGGCAAAGCAGCTTGAGAACTTGCGTGATGGAATGGGCTCCTCCGCCACCATTGGAGAGCTGGCTTACAGGCTGGGGGCCGATCAGGCGCGCAACATCGCAATTCTGCGCGCTGTGATGTTTGAAACGCCGGTACCCGATGGGCTGGAACGCCAGATCGACGCCGGAGCCGCCGCCAAATTCCCAATCAAGCCCGTTGACCTGATGCCCGGCATCACCGGCCCCGCGCTGGGCGACAAGCTGCGCGAACTCGAAACCCGTTGGATCGCATCGGGCTTCATCCTGACGCGCGAGGAACTGTTGAAATGAGCGATATTACCCACACAATCACCCGTCTGGGCCATTTGGGCGATGGGATCGCCGATGGGCCAATCTTTGCGGCCCGCACCCTGCCGGGCGAGGTTGTTCGCGGTGACGTCGCGGGCGATCGGATCGAAACGCCAAAGATTGTCACGCCCTCGTCCGATCGGATCAAACCCGCTTGCCCCCATTACAACACGTGTGGGGGTTGTTCTTTGATGCATGCCTCGGACGAGTTCGTGGCGAATTGGAAGACCGAGATTGTTCGAAATGCGCTAAATTACCACGGGATAGAGACTGAATTTCGGCCGATCCATACGTCTCCTGCCCGGTCCAGACGACGCGCTGTGCTGTCGGCGCGTCGGGGGAAGAAAGCACCGATTGTTGGATTTCATGGCCGCCGGTCTGGCACCATCACCGAAATCACGAATTGTCACCTTATCCACCCCGAGATCCTGCAAGCCTTGCCTGCGCTGGGCGAGCTGACCACACTTGGCGCTTCGCGCAAGGGCGAGCTGTCGATCAACGCAACGGTCTCGGATGCGGGGCCAGATGTCTCGGTCACCGGGGGCAAGCCTTTGGATCGCGCGCTTCAAGCCGAGCTTGGTCAGGCGGTAAACCGCTTCGGTTTCGCCCGCTTGTCGTGGGATGGCGAAGTGATCGCGATGGAAACCCCGCCTGCGCAGAGCTTTGGAGCGGCCGCCGTCACGCCCCCGCCCGGGGCGTTCCTGCAAGCCACGCGCGAAGGCGAAGCCGCCCTTCTGGCTGCGGTACGCGAAGCGATCGGCAATTCGGAGCGGATCATTGATCTGTTTGCAGGCTGCGGCACCTTTGCGCTGCCGTTGGCGGAAAACGCCTCTGTTCACGCGGTCGAGGGCGTGGATAGCATGCTGAAGGCGCTTGATGCCGGGTGGCGTCATGCCCAGGGCCTACACGAAGTGACGACCGAAACACGCGACCTGTTTCGAAATCCGCTTTATGCCGAGGACCTGAAACGCTTTGACGCTGCGGTCATCGACCCCCCGCGTGCCGGGGCCGAGGCGCAGATCGAGCAGATTGCGGCGTCGGACCTGTCAGTTGTGGCAATGGTGTCGTGCAACGCAGTCAGTTTTGCGCGTGATGCCAAGATTTTGCTTGATGCAGGGTTTGAAATGGATTGGATACAAGTTGTGGATCAGTTCCGCTGGTCAGCTCACACCGAACAGGTGGCCAAGTTCCAGCGCCGGTAAGCGGAATTTGCACCAATTGATCCGTCAGATCCGATGTGGTTTGAGTTGGCTGACGCGCACGATACCATGTGCCAAACAAAAAGTACGGGTGTAATATGAGAACCGTCGTCGCAATCGCAGCAGTGCTTGCCCTTTTATTTACCGCCTCGTGTGGGCCAAAGCGTCATCAGTATGACGGGCCCGAGGTCACGCGGATTATCGTGAATAAAGAAGATCGAAAGATGTACCTGCTTCACGGGACCGAGATCCTGAAAAGCTATAACATCGAGCTGGGCTTCGCTCCGGAGGGCCACAAGCAGTTTGAAGGCGACGGGAAGACCCCCGAAGGGCGCTATGTGATTGACCGTCGCAACCCGAACAGCGCTTTCTATCTTTCAATCGGGGTGTCTTACCCCAACCGCGCGGATGTAGAGTACGCCAAGGCTCAGGGTGAGAAACCCGGCGGCGAGATTTTCATCCATGGCGGGCGTCGACCGAAAGATCCCAAGCGGCCTGATTGGACGGCTGGCTGTATCTCGGTCAAGAACCGCGAAATGCTTGAAATCTATACGATGGTGCGGTTGGGCACGGTCATTGACATCAACCCATAAACAGGAAGACCCGCCAATTCAGGCGGGTCTTTCGTTTTGGTCTGTGATCTGGGCCTAAGCGCCGACTTCCAGCACCCACCAGATTTTACCGTTGGATTCCTGATGCCACGAGAACCCCAGATTCCGTGCTCGTGGATCCATGATGATGCGGCGCGTGTCGTGGTTTGCCATCCAGGCGGACAGGGTTTGAAGTTCGCTTTCGAAGGTCTCGGAGATCGTTTCACCCAGATAGAGACCAGTATACCCAACCCGGCGCGCACGATCGACAGGTGACGACCCGTCCGAGCCGAAATGCCATGGGCGGTTCTGAAGAGACATGTCCTGAGCATGCGTCTTGGCAGCTGCGTTCAGTTTGCTGTTCAGCTGCATTGGGCCTGCGCCCGCAGCGGCCCGCAGCTCATTCACGGAATCCAGCATCCGGTATTGGATGGACGAGGTCTTCGCCGCCGAAATCCGATACACTTTGACGCCACCACCAGTCGTTGTCGTGCTGGTCGTACAAGCTGCCAGAGTGGTTGCTGTGGCCAATGCCAACAAAATCGCGCGCATGGATACTCTCATCAATATAATCTTGTTCTAGCGCCTCACTATAGACAGTATGTGGCGAATTCAAATAACGGGTGCGCGATATTGCCGATTCACGCCGGTTTGATTTGCGACTGATGCGGTCGCGCAATATAGGTTACGTTAACAAAGTAAGTTCATTGGAGTGGCAATATGAGTGACACCCCCAGCACAAAGTTTGGCCGTCGTACATTTCTGACAGGCATCGCCGCTGCTGCGGGCGGTGTGGCATCGCCTGCAATTGCGCAGTTTGACAACTCGACCGCGGTCGAGCGCGACCTGACCGAGGTGGTGAAGCGCAATATTTCCAGCTTCCGCACGCTGGATTGGCGACCCTATTTCAGCAACACCAAGAAGGGTGTGATCTTGGTGGATATCAGCTCGCGCTGTTTGCACTATTGGTCCGAGGATCAGGCGACATATCGCCTGTACCCGACATCCGTCCCGCTGAGCGAAGATTTGACCCGCCGTGGCCGCACAAGTGTGGTCCGCAAGGTCGAAGGCCCGTCTTGGGCGCCAACCCCTGCGATGCGCAAGCGCAACCCGGAGTGGCCCTCATTTGTTGGCCCGGGTCCGGACAACCCGCTGGGTACTCACGCGCTGTATCTGGGGTGGAAATACTATCGGATCCACGGCACCCACGACACGCGCAAGATCGGGCGCCAGTCGTCGAACGGTTGTATCGGACTGTATAACGAACACATCGCCGAGCTTTTCGCGCTGACGAAGAACGGCGCGCAGGTTCTACTGATCTGAACGAAGATCACAGAAGGAACGAAAAAGCCCCGCAATTTGCGGGGCTTTTCTTTTGGCAGTAAGCCGGGATCAGACGCTTTCTTCGATCCAGCTTTGCAGGGCCGCTTTCGGAGCGGCGCCAACTTTGTTCGAGATCACTTGACCGTCTTTGAACATGAACAGCGCCGGAATGCCGCGCACGCCCATCTGAGCCGGCGAGTTCGGGTTTTCGTCCACGTTCACCTTCACGATTTTGACCTTGCCTTCATATTCGGTCGACAGCTCTTCCAAAGCTGGGCCGATCTGTTTGCAGGGGCCACACCATTCGGCCCAGAAATCTACAACAACGGGAACATCCGCGTTGCGGACTTCTTCATCAAAGGTGGCATCGGTGACAGCGACGGTTGCCATTAGCATTCTCCTGAATTTTTGGTTGTTCAGAACCTAGGTAGCTAGACCCCCAGCGTCAAGGCGACCAAATGCGTCATCGACAAGTTGGTCGTCCAGCGGCATCAGCTCACGCGCTTGTGTCCATAGGATTGCGGTGTGCACCGGTCGATCCGGGTAAATGGTGCGCAACATCCAGCGATAGGCCCCCAACTGACGCAACAGCCCTTCGGGGGTTCGGGCGGGATGATCCGGTATGGCACGGTTCGATTTGAAATCCACGGCCAACACGTGTTCGTCGGTGACAATCAGCCTGTCGATGAATCCGTGCAAGATCTGCCCCGGATCATTTGGCACATGCCCGGTGATGGGGGCTTCTGCGATGCTGTTTGCATCGAATAGATGCGATAGCGCTGCGTCGGTCAGAAGCGCTGATACCTCATCGGTCAGGTTACGGATCACACTAGGGTCTGCCGCATCTGGCCCGCTGGACAGCAGATGCTGGGCGACTCTGTCCCAGTTTTCTGGGGCGATACTTGGTAGATGCTCCAGCAACAGATGGATTTGTCGCCCGCGGATCAACGGATCCTGCCCATCTGCCAAC contains these protein-coding regions:
- a CDS encoding class I SAM-dependent RNA methyltransferase, encoding MSDITHTITRLGHLGDGIADGPIFAARTLPGEVVRGDVAGDRIETPKIVTPSSDRIKPACPHYNTCGGCSLMHASDEFVANWKTEIVRNALNYHGIETEFRPIHTSPARSRRRAVLSARRGKKAPIVGFHGRRSGTITEITNCHLIHPEILQALPALGELTTLGASRKGELSINATVSDAGPDVSVTGGKPLDRALQAELGQAVNRFGFARLSWDGEVIAMETPPAQSFGAAAVTPPPGAFLQATREGEAALLAAVREAIGNSERIIDLFAGCGTFALPLAENASVHAVEGVDSMLKALDAGWRHAQGLHEVTTETRDLFRNPLYAEDLKRFDAAVIDPPRAGAEAQIEQIAASDLSVVAMVSCNAVSFARDAKILLDAGFEMDWIQVVDQFRWSAHTEQVAKFQRR
- a CDS encoding L,D-transpeptidase family protein, whose product is MRTVVAIAAVLALLFTASCGPKRHQYDGPEVTRIIVNKEDRKMYLLHGTEILKSYNIELGFAPEGHKQFEGDGKTPEGRYVIDRRNPNSAFYLSIGVSYPNRADVEYAKAQGEKPGGEIFIHGGRRPKDPKRPDWTAGCISVKNREMLEIYTMVRLGTVIDINP
- the trxA gene encoding thioredoxin, translated to MATVAVTDATFDEEVRNADVPVVVDFWAEWCGPCKQIGPALEELSTEYEGKVKIVKVNVDENPNSPAQMGVRGIPALFMFKDGQVISNKVGAAPKAALQSWIEESV
- a CDS encoding L,D-transpeptidase; this translates as MSDTPSTKFGRRTFLTGIAAAAGGVASPAIAQFDNSTAVERDLTEVVKRNISSFRTLDWRPYFSNTKKGVILVDISSRCLHYWSEDQATYRLYPTSVPLSEDLTRRGRTSVVRKVEGPSWAPTPAMRKRNPEWPSFVGPGPDNPLGTHALYLGWKYYRIHGTHDTRKIGRQSSNGCIGLYNEHIAELFALTKNGAQVLLI
- a CDS encoding CAP domain-containing protein; protein product: MRAILLALATATTLAACTTSTTTTGGGVKVYRISAAKTSSIQYRMLDSVNELRAAAGAGPMQLNSKLNAAAKTHAQDMSLQNRPWHFGSDGSSPVDRARRVGYTGLYLGETISETFESELQTLSAWMANHDTRRIIMDPRARNLGFSWHQESNGKIWWVLEVGA